Proteins from a genomic interval of Oceanispirochaeta crateris:
- a CDS encoding TolC family protein, whose protein sequence is MKKMIHTIIILMITASLQAQVSLEECQTMALELYPLRQQTGLIEKARESSLDIADSTYLPRLILSAKASYQSDVTAFPLSLPGVSIEEMSKDQYQVLLNLNQTLWDGGKTASQKQLINASSHADRKTLDVELYTLKSRVNQLFFGILLLEEQLDQNSLFISDLETNYTRVLSLYDYGMAQNSDLNSIKVELLKAKQARTELESARQSYRSMMSEMTGLTLGQDTELLRPQGTKKSSSAVGMNRPEAHLYQAKQDVLEAKTEIIHANLMPRLGAYVQGGFGRPGLNMLENSFSPFYITGITLEWSLDSFYSRGSELKSIEIEKQKVNSQLETFLYNIELQIKDQISELERLEQLIEMDSQIISFRREIKEDAEIQLENGTITVSDLLKVINEENMASQKKSLHEIQRLQTLYELNYLMNE, encoded by the coding sequence ATGAAAAAAATGATCCATACAATCATCATACTGATGATCACAGCCTCACTTCAGGCTCAGGTCAGTCTGGAAGAATGCCAGACAATGGCCTTGGAACTCTATCCTTTGAGGCAGCAAACGGGTCTGATAGAAAAAGCCAGAGAAAGCTCCCTGGACATTGCAGACTCAACATATCTCCCGCGGCTGATTCTGTCTGCGAAGGCATCTTACCAGTCAGATGTCACAGCTTTTCCCCTCTCCCTTCCGGGAGTCTCCATTGAAGAGATGTCAAAGGATCAATACCAGGTACTTTTGAATCTTAACCAGACCCTTTGGGATGGTGGTAAGACAGCCTCTCAAAAGCAGCTGATCAACGCCAGCTCCCATGCCGACAGAAAGACTTTGGATGTGGAACTCTACACCCTGAAAAGCCGGGTGAACCAGTTATTTTTCGGGATTCTCCTCCTGGAAGAACAGCTAGACCAGAATAGCCTTTTTATTTCAGACCTCGAAACGAATTATACGAGAGTTCTGTCCCTGTATGATTACGGTATGGCCCAAAACTCCGATCTCAATTCCATCAAGGTGGAGTTATTGAAGGCGAAACAAGCCCGAACGGAACTTGAATCTGCCAGGCAATCCTATCGTAGCATGATGTCTGAAATGACCGGTCTCACCCTGGGACAGGACACGGAATTACTGCGTCCACAGGGCACAAAAAAGAGCAGCTCAGCTGTCGGTATGAACCGCCCGGAAGCCCATCTGTACCAGGCGAAACAAGATGTACTCGAAGCCAAAACCGAGATCATTCATGCCAATCTCATGCCCCGGCTGGGAGCCTATGTGCAGGGAGGATTCGGAAGGCCCGGATTGAACATGCTGGAGAACAGCTTCAGCCCCTTTTACATCACAGGAATCACCCTGGAATGGTCTTTAGACAGCTTTTATTCGAGAGGCAGTGAATTAAAGTCTATTGAAATTGAAAAGCAGAAAGTGAACTCCCAGCTGGAGACCTTTCTCTACAACATAGAACTCCAGATCAAGGATCAAATATCCGAGTTGGAAAGGCTAGAACAACTCATAGAAATGGATAGTCAAATCATCTCATTTCGAAGAGAGATCAAGGAGGATGCGGAGATTCAACTTGAAAATGGCACGATCACTGTCAGTGATCTTTTGAAGGTGATAAACGAGGAGAATATGGCCAGCCAGAAAAAGTCCCTCCATGAAATACAGCGGCTCCAGACCCTCTATGAACTCAACTATTTGATGAATGAATAA
- a CDS encoding TetR/AcrR family transcriptional regulator, with product MIQKDTKQMEQAIIESAEELFLEKGSASTSTTEIARKAGCNQTLVHYYFRTKEKLFQAIFEKKINLFLSSFQEIGEMSIPFEEKLEKIIDTHFELISKSPRLPFFILNEMTTNPSRIDFLKEIFAPQARLVFSVLDSDMKGAIKEGRIRKMETQELFWTIVSLNISAFLLYPIMNKVLDLKEDQFNEFAQRRKIQNIQTILNSLKPE from the coding sequence ATGATCCAGAAAGATACAAAACAAATGGAACAAGCCATTATCGAATCTGCTGAGGAACTTTTCCTGGAGAAAGGCTCAGCATCGACTTCCACAACTGAAATTGCCAGAAAAGCAGGGTGCAATCAAACCTTGGTTCATTATTACTTCAGAACCAAAGAAAAACTGTTCCAGGCTATTTTTGAAAAAAAAATAAACTTGTTCCTCTCCAGTTTTCAAGAAATCGGAGAGATGTCCATTCCCTTTGAGGAAAAACTCGAGAAGATTATTGACACCCACTTTGAACTGATATCCAAATCACCACGACTGCCTTTTTTTATATTGAATGAGATGACAACAAATCCGTCACGAATTGATTTTTTAAAAGAAATATTTGCTCCCCAGGCAAGGCTTGTGTTCAGTGTCCTTGATTCAGATATGAAAGGAGCGATCAAGGAAGGCAGAATCAGAAAAATGGAAACACAGGAACTCTTCTGGACCATAGTATCTTTGAATATATCGGCCTTTCTCCTTTATCCGATCATGAACAAGGTTCTTGATCTAAAGGAAGATCAATTCAATGAATTTGCCCAAAGGAGAAAGATCCAGAATATCCAAACCATCTTGAATAGCCTAAAACCCGAATAG
- a CDS encoding HlyD family secretion protein, which yields MKYTTQALFLIPLLLFSSCQNDETMIDASGSFEAVELFVSSETTGRILELDIQEGDTVEEGSLLGQIDTLQLKLKKEQLEATSDSIKSKKMDIQIQTAPLQQQIQTARKEKTRIENLLKSDAVNTKQLDDINAQLILLERQLEAQKTTLQNGNKGIESELKALESQMSQLEDQINKGRIISPIGGTVLVKYAERGELALPGKSLFKVADLNKMYLRAYITAGQLSLVKLGQSVTVLSDLGEGEYKALTGRITWISEEAEFTPKTVQTRDERANLTYAVKVAVPNDGTLKIGMYGGIRLND from the coding sequence ATGAAATATACGACTCAAGCACTCTTTTTAATCCCCCTGCTCTTATTCTCCTCCTGCCAAAACGATGAGACAATGATAGATGCCTCAGGCTCCTTTGAAGCGGTAGAGCTCTTTGTATCTTCGGAAACAACGGGCAGAATACTGGAACTAGACATCCAGGAGGGAGATACCGTCGAAGAAGGAAGCCTTCTGGGACAGATCGATACACTCCAGCTGAAACTAAAAAAAGAGCAATTGGAGGCCACATCAGATAGCATAAAATCCAAAAAGATGGATATTCAGATCCAGACAGCTCCTTTGCAGCAGCAGATCCAAACGGCCAGGAAGGAGAAAACCAGGATCGAAAACCTTCTGAAATCCGATGCGGTGAATACCAAACAGCTGGATGATATCAATGCTCAGCTTATCCTGCTGGAGAGACAACTTGAGGCCCAGAAAACAACGCTTCAGAATGGAAATAAGGGAATAGAAAGTGAATTAAAAGCCCTGGAAAGCCAGATGTCCCAGCTGGAAGACCAGATCAATAAGGGCCGTATTATCAGTCCCATAGGGGGAACTGTTCTGGTGAAATATGCAGAAAGAGGAGAACTGGCTCTGCCGGGAAAATCTCTTTTCAAAGTTGCCGATCTAAACAAGATGTATTTGAGAGCCTACATAACAGCAGGCCAGCTGAGCCTTGTCAAACTGGGACAATCCGTGACGGTACTCTCCGATTTAGGAGAGGGTGAATACAAGGCGCTAACAGGTAGGATTACCTGGATATCAGAGGAGGCTGAGTTTACGCCGAAAACTGTTCAGACGAGGGACGAACGGGCCAACCTGACCTATGCTGTCAAAGTGGCGGTTCCAAATGACGGGACCCTCAAAATCGGAATGTATGGCGGAATAAGACTCAATGATTAA
- a CDS encoding AAA family ATPase, with protein sequence MKQKLALCCALIHFPRILLLDEPTTGVDPVSRAEFWEMLISLKRKGITILVSTPYMDEAGRCDKIALMQEGSFLMIDTPENITSGYDRNLMSVRSDSMYALLKDLRERKEIRSCYSFGDSHHVSLNPGSLSPEDLENYLADKGHRGIEIKTIPAGIEDCFMELTEKGGRD encoded by the coding sequence ATGAAGCAGAAACTGGCCCTTTGTTGTGCCCTCATACATTTCCCGAGGATACTCCTCCTGGATGAGCCCACAACGGGGGTGGACCCTGTCTCTCGGGCAGAGTTCTGGGAGATGCTGATTTCTCTCAAAAGAAAGGGAATCACTATCCTCGTATCCACGCCCTACATGGATGAAGCCGGGCGCTGTGACAAGATAGCCCTAATGCAGGAAGGATCTTTTCTCATGATCGACACACCCGAGAATATCACTTCAGGGTATGACCGGAACCTCATGTCTGTCCGCAGTGATTCCATGTATGCCCTTCTTAAGGATCTAAGGGAGAGAAAAGAAATACGGAGCTGTTACTCCTTTGGTGATTCTCATCATGTCAGCCTGAACCCCGGGAGTTTGTCTCCTGAGGATCTCGAAAACTATCTTGCAGATAAAGGCCACAGAGGCATAGAAATCAAGACCATTCCGGCAGGAATTGAGGATTGCTTCATGGAACTCACAGAAAAGGGAGGCCGGGATTGA
- a CDS encoding ABC transporter permease, with amino-acid sequence MKQFIAFIKKEFHHIFRDTWTMIILLILPVLMLILFGYALSTEVKNVRVAIYDPSKDSLSEEIVRRLESSEYFTLSKILDSPFQIEEEFRRGDTGLIVLFSDNFYSSILRGEAQIQLMADGSDPNSAVTATNYASAIIARVLSDRLPAGQNSTATSSRINITTNLIYNPEMKSSYNFVPGVMGMVIMLICAMMTSISIAREKESGTMEILLVSPMKPLLIILSKAVPYFVLSCINLLTILLFAVFLLEVPIAGSMAALLTVSLIYIFVSLSIGLLISSVASSQVMALLLSGMALMMPAMYLSGMMFPIENMPLALQWFAQIIPAKWYIVAAKNIMIKGLGFSSILRELAVLSVMALVLITVSLKRFKLRLE; translated from the coding sequence ATGAAACAGTTCATTGCTTTTATTAAAAAGGAATTCCATCATATTTTCCGGGATACATGGACCATGATCATCCTCCTGATCCTCCCGGTTCTGATGCTGATTCTCTTTGGTTATGCCCTCTCAACAGAGGTAAAAAACGTAAGAGTAGCCATATATGACCCGTCAAAGGACAGCCTAAGTGAAGAGATCGTCCGAAGACTGGAATCCAGCGAGTACTTTACCCTCTCTAAAATATTGGATTCACCTTTTCAGATTGAAGAGGAGTTCCGCAGGGGGGATACGGGTCTGATCGTCCTATTCTCTGACAATTTCTACTCCTCCATACTTCGGGGAGAGGCTCAGATACAACTGATGGCAGACGGATCTGACCCGAACTCCGCTGTAACCGCTACAAATTATGCCTCGGCTATCATTGCCAGAGTACTCTCAGACCGGCTCCCGGCAGGTCAAAACTCTACCGCAACGAGTAGCAGGATCAACATCACCACGAACCTGATCTATAACCCGGAGATGAAGAGCTCCTACAACTTTGTCCCCGGTGTGATGGGAATGGTCATCATGCTCATCTGTGCCATGATGACCTCCATTTCCATAGCCAGAGAAAAAGAATCTGGCACCATGGAAATCCTTTTGGTCTCCCCCATGAAACCCCTGCTAATCATCCTTTCAAAGGCGGTTCCCTACTTTGTATTGTCCTGCATCAACCTGCTGACGATCCTCCTGTTTGCTGTATTCCTTCTAGAAGTGCCTATTGCCGGAAGCATGGCCGCCCTGTTGACAGTGTCCCTGATCTACATATTTGTCTCTTTGTCCATAGGGCTCCTCATCTCTTCAGTAGCCTCATCCCAGGTGATGGCCCTACTCCTGTCGGGGATGGCCCTGATGATGCCTGCCATGTATCTCTCAGGAATGATGTTTCCCATAGAGAATATGCCTTTGGCTCTTCAATGGTTTGCACAAATCATCCCGGCTAAATGGTATATCGTCGCCGCCAAGAATATCATGATCAAGGGCCTTGGATTCTCTTCCATCTTAAGAGAACTGGCTGTTCTGTCTGTGATGGCCCTGGTCCTGATCACAGTGAGTCTAAAACGCTTTAAACTGAGACTGGAGTAA
- a CDS encoding ATP-binding cassette domain-containing protein produces MIKPLITVENVSRDFGPQPALKDLNFQVDQGEIFGIIGPDGAGKTTLFRIMATLLLADRGEVMMDGMDVVRDFRTLRKHLGYMPGRFSLYQDLTVEENLNFFATVFNTTIKENYSLIKDIYVQIEPFKKRRAGALSGE; encoded by the coding sequence ATGATTAAGCCCCTGATCACTGTGGAGAATGTATCCAGGGATTTTGGACCTCAGCCAGCCCTGAAAGACTTGAACTTTCAAGTTGATCAGGGAGAAATTTTTGGAATCATCGGTCCCGATGGAGCCGGAAAAACGACTCTATTCAGAATAATGGCAACCTTACTGCTGGCAGACAGAGGAGAAGTCATGATGGATGGTATGGACGTGGTCAGAGATTTTAGGACACTGAGAAAACACCTGGGCTACATGCCCGGACGCTTCTCCCTCTATCAGGACCTGACCGTCGAGGAGAATCTGAATTTCTTTGCTACTGTTTTTAATACAACCATCAAGGAAAACTATTCCCTGATTAAGGATATTTATGTCCAGATAGAACCCTTCAAAAAAAGAAGGGCCGGAGCCCTCTCGGGGGAATGA
- a CDS encoding ABC transporter ATP-binding protein, with protein MSVITAENLCKKFGSFTAVDHISFAIEKGEIFGFLGANGAGKTTAMRMLCGLSIPSSGTGRVAGFDIYKETEKIKKNIGYMSQRFSLYEDLTVTENIRLFAGIYGINKKEIAPRTKEMLSRLGFLNEKDTLVKSLPLGWKQKLSFSVAIFHEPKLVFLDEPTGGVDPAARRQFWELIYDASERGITVFVTTHYMDEAEYCNRVSIMVDGKISAMDSPKKLRNLYGCDSMNAVFQKLARTAVRAGD; from the coding sequence TTGAGCGTTATTACAGCTGAGAACCTATGCAAAAAATTTGGGTCATTTACCGCAGTAGACCACATCAGCTTTGCCATCGAAAAAGGGGAAATTTTTGGTTTTCTGGGAGCCAACGGAGCCGGTAAGACTACGGCTATGCGCATGCTCTGCGGTTTGAGCATCCCCTCATCCGGAACAGGACGGGTGGCCGGATTTGATATTTATAAAGAGACTGAAAAGATCAAAAAAAACATTGGCTATATGAGCCAGAGATTCTCACTCTATGAAGACCTCACGGTGACGGAAAATATACGTCTTTTTGCCGGAATCTATGGCATCAATAAAAAAGAGATTGCTCCCAGAACAAAAGAGATGCTCTCCCGCCTAGGTTTCTTAAACGAGAAGGACACCCTGGTGAAATCTCTCCCTCTGGGATGGAAACAGAAACTGTCCTTCTCGGTCGCCATATTTCATGAACCGAAGCTTGTCTTTCTGGATGAACCCACAGGGGGAGTTGATCCGGCAGCCAGACGGCAATTTTGGGAGTTGATCTACGATGCTTCAGAACGCGGAATCACGGTGTTTGTTACGACCCACTACATGGATGAGGCAGAGTACTGCAACAGGGTATCCATCATGGTAGACGGCAAAATCAGCGCCATGGACAGTCCCAAGAAGCTACGGAACCTCTACGGTTGTGATTCTATGAACGCCGTTTTTCAAAAACTGGCCAGAACTGCCGTCAGAGCAGGAGACTAA